A single genomic interval of Sinorhizobium garamanticum harbors:
- a CDS encoding BTAD domain-containing putative transcriptional regulator → MRIRLLGELTVVSPSDQPVRFTTRKTALVFAALVLAGRRGVRRALLADSFWPGRGEAQARNSLRQALVDIRHAFPAGNRAAIEIESDLETVALAAGSSEADLWVFDHLIEQGGIGNLAAAAELYRGDLLSETSIPDELEQSFQPHRSNYRQKALQLVERLSRDLKAGGDTAGDQACERLAERLLASEPAAEEAHRAMIRIYQHRGQANAAMRQYLLCREALQRELGVEPEAATRALIETPLEAPPPQPSVTAVQKDAHATVPREREQPSVVVMPFDNLSSEEDDYFVDGVVEEITAALSRVRDFFVIARQSAFTYKGRFIDVREVGAELGVSYVVEGTVRRGGDRLRISVQLVDAESRKQLWSDRYEGASADLFEFQDRIAAQVAGAIHPAVRHAEIESATRKPPANLRAYDLVMRAFPKLWGQNAVAIAEAMKTLQEALQLDPKYGRAHALLAWCHALNITYLWSPDQAAELRATLDAVDRASGLVEDDPTALTACGAAVSLSGDQQRAAALIESALALDPNNAWAWTRFGWVGIYQDQAAEAQERFERAMRLSPLDPFVFNMRMGLGAAYALAGRFSESVAIARDVVTRNPNVTWAYRQLAAWAAMNDDMKIAHWAAERFLAIQPDYTIAKYLALPSLRDVSRFRETMAAGMKKAGMPEG, encoded by the coding sequence ATGCGCATTCGGTTGCTCGGGGAGCTCACCGTCGTTTCGCCGTCGGATCAACCGGTTCGGTTCACGACGCGCAAGACCGCGCTCGTCTTTGCCGCCCTGGTGTTGGCAGGACGCCGGGGCGTGCGACGAGCCTTGCTGGCCGATAGCTTCTGGCCGGGGCGTGGCGAGGCGCAGGCGCGCAACAGCCTGCGCCAGGCGCTCGTCGACATCAGGCACGCTTTCCCGGCCGGCAATCGCGCAGCGATCGAGATCGAGTCCGACCTTGAGACGGTCGCCCTTGCCGCCGGCTCAAGCGAGGCCGACCTCTGGGTCTTCGATCACCTGATCGAACAGGGCGGGATCGGTAACCTTGCGGCTGCGGCGGAGCTTTATCGCGGCGATCTCCTCTCTGAGACCTCGATTCCCGACGAGCTCGAACAATCGTTCCAGCCGCACCGCAGCAACTACCGGCAGAAGGCGCTGCAGCTCGTCGAGCGGTTGAGCCGCGATCTGAAGGCTGGCGGCGACACGGCGGGCGACCAGGCCTGCGAGCGCCTGGCGGAGCGGCTGCTGGCCTCCGAACCCGCCGCCGAGGAAGCGCACCGCGCCATGATCCGTATCTACCAGCATCGCGGGCAGGCGAATGCCGCCATGCGGCAATACCTCCTCTGCCGCGAAGCGTTACAGCGCGAACTCGGTGTCGAGCCGGAAGCGGCGACACGGGCACTGATCGAGACGCCTCTGGAGGCGCCGCCGCCGCAGCCATCCGTCACGGCCGTGCAAAAGGACGCCCATGCCACGGTGCCACGCGAAAGGGAGCAGCCCTCCGTCGTCGTCATGCCGTTCGACAATCTGAGCAGCGAAGAGGACGACTATTTCGTCGATGGTGTCGTCGAGGAGATCACCGCGGCGCTGTCGCGCGTTCGCGATTTCTTCGTGATCGCCCGCCAGTCGGCCTTCACCTACAAGGGCCGCTTCATCGATGTGCGCGAAGTCGGGGCCGAGCTCGGCGTTTCCTATGTGGTGGAGGGCACGGTTCGGCGCGGTGGTGACCGTCTGCGCATTTCCGTGCAACTGGTCGATGCGGAGTCGCGCAAGCAACTGTGGTCGGATCGCTACGAGGGGGCGAGCGCGGACCTGTTCGAGTTCCAGGACCGGATCGCGGCCCAGGTCGCCGGCGCCATCCATCCGGCCGTTCGCCACGCGGAGATTGAATCCGCGACGCGCAAGCCGCCCGCAAATCTCAGAGCCTACGACCTGGTGATGCGTGCCTTCCCGAAACTCTGGGGGCAGAATGCCGTGGCCATCGCGGAGGCGATGAAGACGCTTCAGGAAGCGCTGCAGCTCGACCCGAAATATGGCCGCGCGCATGCGCTGCTTGCCTGGTGCCACGCGCTGAACATCACCTATCTCTGGTCGCCAGACCAGGCCGCCGAGTTGCGGGCGACGCTTGATGCCGTCGATCGGGCATCCGGTCTGGTCGAGGACGACCCGACGGCGCTGACCGCCTGCGGGGCGGCGGTCAGCCTTTCTGGCGATCAGCAAAGGGCGGCCGCGCTGATCGAGAGCGCGCTGGCGCTCGATCCGAACAATGCCTGGGCCTGGACCCGGTTCGGCTGGGTCGGGATCTATCAGGACCAGGCGGCCGAGGCGCAGGAACGGTTCGAGCGGGCGATGCGGCTGAGCCCGCTCGATCCCTTCGTCTTCAACATGCGCATGGGGCTAGGGGCTGCCTACGCGCTCGCCGGCCGGTTTTCGGAGTCGGTGGCGATCGCGCGGGACGTGGTCACGCGCAATCCCAACGTCACCTGGGCCTATCGTCAACTGGCTGCCTGGGCCGCCATGAACGACGACATGAAGATCGCCCATTGGGCGGCCGAGCGGTTTCTCGCCATTCAGCCCGACTACACGATCGCCAAATATCTCGCGCTTCCGTCGCTGCGTGACGTCAGCCGTTTCCGCGAGACGATGGCGGCAGGCATGAAGAAGGCGGGCATGCCGGAGGGTTAG
- a CDS encoding M20 aminoacylase family protein: MTDLTMLEREMTGWRRDLHAHPEFGFEEKRTSAFVAAKLREFGLDVAEGVGGTGVVGTLRRGSGNRAIALRADMDALRIPEQGVAEYRSQNPGVMHACGHDGHTTMLLGAAKLLAKDGGFDGTVRFIFQPAEEWGKGALAMLDDGLMERFPFEEIYGLHNMPGLPVGHFETRAGAMMSAEDTFEIILKGVGGHAARPHAGNEVLVAACALVTNLQTIVSRRLSPADIGVVSVTELITDGTRNALPGLARILGDARSFRPEVSAEIEKQMRVIAEGTALTYNVSAEVTYTREFVPLLNDAALVGEAFAAARTVFEPDRIATAREPMTGSEDFARFLEHVPGCFVFLGNGRDSAPLHNPTYDFNDAGLIHGARFHAAIVKQRLPAK; encoded by the coding sequence ATGACCGATCTCACGATGCTCGAAAGGGAAATGACGGGATGGCGGCGTGATCTCCACGCCCATCCGGAGTTCGGTTTCGAGGAGAAGCGGACCTCCGCCTTCGTCGCGGCGAAGCTCAGGGAGTTCGGGCTTGATGTCGCCGAAGGCGTTGGCGGCACCGGCGTCGTCGGCACACTCCGTCGCGGCAGCGGCAACCGAGCCATTGCGCTTCGCGCCGACATGGACGCGCTGCGCATTCCGGAACAGGGAGTGGCCGAGTATCGCTCGCAAAACCCGGGCGTGATGCATGCCTGCGGCCACGACGGTCACACGACGATGTTGCTCGGTGCCGCAAAGCTACTCGCCAAAGACGGCGGCTTCGACGGCACCGTACGCTTCATCTTTCAGCCGGCGGAGGAATGGGGCAAGGGCGCCCTCGCCATGCTCGACGATGGCCTGATGGAGCGATTTCCGTTCGAGGAAATCTACGGGCTGCACAACATGCCGGGGCTTCCCGTCGGCCATTTCGAGACCCGTGCCGGCGCCATGATGTCGGCGGAAGACACTTTCGAAATCATCCTCAAGGGCGTCGGCGGCCATGCTGCGCGTCCGCACGCCGGCAACGAAGTGCTGGTGGCCGCTTGCGCCCTCGTCACCAACCTGCAGACGATCGTCTCGCGCCGCTTGAGTCCAGCCGATATCGGCGTCGTCTCGGTCACGGAGCTTATTACCGACGGCACCCGCAACGCCCTGCCCGGCCTTGCCCGCATCCTTGGCGATGCACGCAGCTTCCGGCCGGAAGTGAGTGCCGAGATCGAGAAGCAGATGCGCGTGATCGCGGAGGGCACGGCGCTGACCTACAACGTCTCCGCCGAAGTGACTTATACGCGCGAATTCGTGCCCCTCCTCAACGACGCCGCCCTGGTCGGGGAAGCCTTCGCCGCCGCAAGGACCGTGTTCGAACCGGATCGTATCGCCACGGCCCGTGAACCGATGACCGGCTCGGAGGATTTCGCGCGCTTCCTCGAGCACGTCCCCGGCTGCTTCGTCTTCCTCGGAAACGGCCGCGATTCCGCACCGCTGCACAATCCGACCTACGATTTCAATGATGCCGGGCTGATTCACGGGGCCCGTTTCCATGCCGCGATCGTCAAGCAGCGTCTGCCGGCGAAATAG
- a CDS encoding diaminopropionate ammonia-lyase, protein MFLLNSHPHHNSPLDPVDAETLGEGGADTVERFLAHRANHAETPLHALPALARELSVGAVHVKDEGHRLGLGSFKALGGAYAVIRLVLEEAERRLGRAVDIAELHSPEAKAVAASMTFACATDGNHGRSVAQGAELVGAKAVIFVHGGVSEARVAAISRFGAEMVRVDGTYDDTVAEAARVAAENRWTIVSDTSWAGYERIPGLVMQGYTAMVREALRRLPEPPTHVFVQAGVGGVAAAVSGHLALTFGDRRPTFTVVDPVRAACIFETARAGHPVKIAHGEPTVMAMLECYDPSLVAWRVLKHVADVFMTVDEQDAIAAMNRLARPSGNDPAIVAGESGGAGLAGLVRAATTPAIRAAVGLDETSRVLLFNTEGATDPERYAELVGMTPAEVIGRRQAQGVTA, encoded by the coding sequence ATGTTTCTGCTGAATAGCCATCCCCACCATAACAGCCCGCTCGACCCCGTCGATGCCGAAACACTCGGAGAAGGCGGGGCCGATACGGTCGAGCGCTTCCTCGCGCATCGCGCCAATCATGCCGAGACGCCGCTGCATGCATTGCCGGCGCTCGCTCGCGAACTCAGCGTCGGCGCGGTCCATGTCAAGGATGAGGGCCATCGGCTCGGTCTCGGCAGCTTCAAGGCGCTCGGCGGCGCCTATGCGGTGATCCGGCTGGTGCTGGAAGAGGCGGAACGGCGCCTCGGGCGGGCGGTCGATATCGCCGAACTGCATTCGCCGGAGGCGAAGGCCGTGGCGGCGTCGATGACGTTCGCCTGCGCGACCGACGGCAATCACGGCCGCTCGGTGGCGCAAGGGGCCGAGCTTGTGGGCGCGAAGGCGGTCATCTTCGTTCACGGCGGCGTCAGCGAGGCGCGCGTGGCGGCGATCTCCCGCTTCGGCGCCGAGATGGTCCGCGTCGACGGCACCTACGACGACACTGTTGCCGAAGCGGCGCGGGTCGCGGCCGAGAACCGCTGGACGATCGTCTCCGATACGTCCTGGGCGGGATACGAGCGCATTCCCGGACTGGTGATGCAGGGCTACACGGCAATGGTCCGGGAGGCGCTGCGCCGACTGCCGGAACCACCGACGCATGTGTTTGTGCAGGCGGGCGTCGGTGGCGTCGCCGCAGCCGTCAGCGGTCACCTCGCGCTGACATTCGGCGACCGGCGGCCGACCTTCACCGTTGTCGACCCGGTGCGTGCCGCCTGCATCTTCGAGACGGCGCGTGCCGGGCATCCCGTGAAGATCGCCCATGGCGAGCCGACGGTGATGGCCATGCTCGAATGTTACGATCCCTCGCTTGTCGCCTGGCGGGTGCTCAAGCACGTCGCCGACGTCTTCATGACCGTCGATGAACAGGACGCCATTGCCGCGATGAACCGGCTGGCGCGCCCGTCCGGCAACGATCCGGCGATCGTCGCCGGAGAAAGCGGTGGCGCGGGACTGGCGGGGCTTGTGCGGGCGGCGACCACCCCCGCCATCCGGGCAGCGGTCGGCCTCGATGAAACCTCGCGCGTCCTGCTCTTCAACACCGAGGGCGCCACGGATCCGGAGCGCTATGCCGAGCTCGTCGGCATGACCCCGGCGGAGGTCATTGGTCGCCGGCAGGCGCAAGGGGTGACGGCATGA
- a CDS encoding Lrp/AsnC family transcriptional regulator yields the protein MARTTPEIALDAFDLAILKILQKDNATPQRTIGEAVNLSAPAVQRRIKRMEEAGVIAANCAIVDPAKVGQPITVFVEVEVISETAALIDAAKVEFSAAPEVQQCYYVTGEADFILVIVVATMADYEALTRRLFFGNHNVKKFRTFVAMDRVKVGLTVPLGDRAPG from the coding sequence TTGGCAAGAACCACTCCCGAAATCGCCCTCGATGCCTTCGACCTGGCGATCCTGAAGATCCTCCAGAAGGACAATGCCACGCCGCAACGCACGATTGGCGAGGCGGTCAATCTCTCGGCGCCGGCGGTACAGCGGCGCATCAAACGGATGGAGGAGGCGGGCGTGATTGCCGCCAATTGCGCCATTGTCGATCCGGCCAAGGTCGGCCAGCCGATCACGGTCTTCGTCGAGGTGGAAGTGATCAGCGAAACGGCCGCACTGATCGATGCGGCGAAGGTGGAGTTTTCGGCCGCACCGGAGGTGCAGCAATGCTACTACGTCACCGGCGAGGCGGATTTCATCCTGGTCATCGTCGTGGCGACCATGGCCGACTACGAGGCGCTGACGCGGCGCCTCTTCTTCGGCAACCACAACGTCAAGAAATTCCGCACCTTCGTCGCCATGGACCGGGTGAAGGTCGGGCTGACGGTGCCGCTCGGTGATCGAGCACCGGGATGA
- a CDS encoding ASKHA domain-containing protein yields MLNVSSKENKDDPLVLFMPSGKRGRFPVGTPILDAARSLGVYVESVCGGRATCGRCQVSVQEGNFAKHKIVSSNDHISPIGPKEQRYASVRELPDGRRLSCSSQILGDLVIDVPQDTVINAQVVRKAATDRVIERNAAVQLCYVEVDEPDMHKPLGDLDRMKAMLEKDWGWKDLLIAPHLIPQVQGILRKGNWAVTAAIHRDMDSSRPFIVGLWPGLKNEAYGVACDIGSTTIAMHLVSLLSGRIVASSGASNPQIRFGEDLMSRVSYVMMNPDGREAMTKAVREAVNGLIGKVCTESEVDRHDILDMVVVGNPIMHHLFLGIDPTELGQAPFALAVSGALQYWAHEIDIEVNRGARLYTLPCIAGHVGADAAGATLSEGPHRQDKMMLLVDVGTNAEIVLGNRQRVVAASSPTGPAFEGAEISSGQRAAPGAIERVRIDPETLEPRFRVIGVDKWSDEEGFAEATAAVGVTGICGSAIIEVVAEMYLTGIISQDGVVDGAMAAKSPRIVPNGRTFSYLLHEGDQRITVTQNDIRAIQLAKAALYAGIKLLMEKQGVEHVDTIRFAGAFGSFIDPKYAMVLGLIPDCDLTEVKAVGNAAGTGALMALLNRGHRREIEETVRKIEKIETALEPKFQEHFINAMAMPNKVDAFPKLAEVVTLPARKVLADDGEGGGRRRRRSRE; encoded by the coding sequence ATGCTGAACGTGTCCTCGAAGGAAAACAAGGACGATCCGCTGGTGCTGTTCATGCCCTCGGGCAAGCGCGGGCGCTTCCCGGTCGGCACGCCGATCCTCGACGCCGCTCGTTCGCTCGGGGTCTATGTCGAAAGCGTGTGCGGCGGGCGCGCGACCTGCGGGCGCTGCCAGGTTTCCGTGCAGGAAGGCAACTTCGCCAAGCACAAGATCGTCTCCTCGAACGACCACATCTCGCCGATTGGTCCGAAGGAGCAGCGCTACGCCAGCGTACGCGAACTGCCGGATGGCCGCCGTCTTTCCTGCTCCTCCCAGATTCTCGGCGATCTCGTCATCGACGTGCCGCAGGACACCGTCATCAATGCCCAGGTGGTACGGAAGGCCGCAACCGACCGGGTGATCGAGCGCAATGCCGCCGTCCAGCTTTGCTATGTCGAAGTCGACGAACCGGACATGCACAAGCCGCTCGGCGATCTCGACCGAATGAAAGCAATGCTCGAAAAGGACTGGGGCTGGAAGGATCTGCTGATCGCGCCGCACCTGATCCCGCAGGTGCAAGGCATCCTGCGCAAGGGCAACTGGGCCGTCACTGCCGCGATCCACCGCGACATGGATTCCTCGCGTCCCTTCATCGTCGGCCTCTGGCCCGGCCTCAAGAACGAGGCCTATGGCGTCGCCTGTGACATCGGCTCGACGACGATCGCCATGCATCTGGTGTCGCTCCTCTCCGGTCGCATCGTCGCCTCCTCGGGCGCGTCGAACCCGCAGATCCGCTTCGGCGAGGATCTGATGAGCCGCGTCTCCTACGTGATGATGAACCCCGACGGCCGCGAGGCGATGACCAAGGCGGTGCGCGAGGCGGTGAACGGCCTGATCGGCAAGGTCTGCACCGAGAGCGAGGTCGACCGCCACGACATCCTCGACATGGTGGTCGTCGGCAACCCGATCATGCACCACCTGTTCCTCGGCATCGACCCGACGGAACTCGGCCAGGCACCCTTCGCGCTCGCCGTCTCCGGCGCGCTGCAATATTGGGCGCACGAGATCGACATCGAGGTCAATCGCGGTGCGAGGCTCTATACGCTGCCCTGCATCGCCGGCCATGTCGGGGCGGACGCCGCCGGTGCGACACTTTCGGAAGGCCCACACCGGCAGGATAAGATGATGCTGCTCGTCGATGTCGGCACCAATGCCGAGATCGTGCTCGGCAACCGGCAACGCGTCGTCGCCGCGTCTTCACCGACCGGTCCGGCCTTCGAAGGTGCGGAAATCTCCTCCGGCCAGCGCGCCGCCCCCGGCGCGATCGAGCGCGTGCGCATCGACCCCGAGACGCTGGAGCCGCGCTTCCGCGTGATCGGCGTCGACAAGTGGTCGGATGAGGAGGGCTTTGCGGAAGCCACCGCCGCCGTCGGCGTCACCGGCATTTGCGGCTCGGCGATCATCGAGGTCGTCGCGGAAATGTATCTGACCGGGATCATTTCGCAGGATGGCGTCGTCGACGGCGCCATGGCCGCGAAAAGCCCGCGCATCGTGCCGAACGGCCGCACTTTCTCCTATCTTCTGCATGAGGGCGACCAGCGCATCACCGTCACGCAGAACGACATCCGGGCAATCCAGCTTGCCAAGGCGGCGCTCTATGCCGGCATCAAGCTCTTGATGGAAAAGCAGGGCGTCGAGCATGTCGACACGATCCGCTTTGCCGGCGCCTTCGGCTCCTTCATCGATCCGAAATACGCCATGGTGCTCGGCCTCATCCCGGATTGCGACCTTACCGAGGTGAAGGCGGTGGGCAACGCCGCCGGCACCGGCGCGCTGATGGCGCTCCTCAATCGCGGCCACCGCCGCGAGATCGAGGAAACGGTGAGGAAAATCGAGAAGATAGAGACGGCTCTTGAACCGAAATTTCAGGAGCATTTCATCAACGCCATGGCGATGCCGAACAAGGTGGATGCCTTCCCGAAACTCGCCGAAGTGGTCACGCTTCCCGCGCGCAAGGTGCTGGCGGACGATGGCGAAGGCGGCGGGCGCAGAAGGCGCCGCAGCCGCGAGTAA
- a CDS encoding methyltetrahydrofolate cobalamin methyltransferase, whose protein sequence is MTRTIVASATREIVIGFDQPFCVIGERINPTGRKKLAAEMIEGNFETVIKDALEQVAAGATMLDVNAGVTAVNPNETEPPLLVRTLEIVQGLVDVPLSIDSSVTAAIEAGLRVAKGRPLVNSVTGEEEKLEAILPLVKKYDVPVVAISNDETGISMDPDVRFAVAKKIVERAMDHGIKPHDIVVDPLVMPIGALGDAGRQVFALLRRLREELKVNTTCGLSNISFGLPHRHGINAGFIPMVIGAGMTSAIMNPCRPQEMEAVRAANVLNGTDANCTNWIMTYRDHKPAEGGHAVAAAQPAAAGGGGRRGGRAARAGAGARAE, encoded by the coding sequence ATGACCCGCACCATCGTCGCTTCCGCCACCCGCGAAATCGTCATCGGCTTCGACCAGCCCTTTTGCGTCATCGGCGAACGCATCAACCCGACCGGCCGCAAGAAGCTCGCCGCCGAGATGATCGAAGGCAATTTCGAAACCGTGATCAAGGATGCGCTGGAGCAGGTCGCCGCCGGCGCCACCATGCTCGACGTCAACGCGGGCGTGACGGCTGTCAACCCGAACGAGACCGAGCCGCCGCTGCTCGTCAGGACGCTGGAGATCGTCCAGGGCCTCGTCGACGTACCGCTGTCGATCGACAGCTCCGTCACCGCCGCGATCGAGGCTGGCCTGCGCGTCGCCAAGGGCCGTCCGCTGGTGAATTCGGTCACCGGCGAAGAGGAGAAGCTGGAAGCGATCCTGCCGCTCGTGAAGAAATACGACGTACCGGTCGTCGCGATCTCCAACGACGAGACCGGCATTTCCATGGACCCCGACGTCCGCTTCGCCGTCGCCAAGAAGATCGTCGAGCGCGCCATGGATCACGGCATCAAGCCGCACGATATCGTCGTCGATCCGCTCGTCATGCCGATCGGCGCCTTGGGCGATGCGGGCCGGCAGGTCTTTGCCCTGCTTCGTCGTCTTCGCGAAGAACTGAAGGTCAACACCACCTGTGGCCTCTCCAACATCTCCTTCGGCCTGCCGCATCGCCACGGCATCAACGCCGGCTTCATCCCGATGGTGATCGGCGCCGGCATGACCTCGGCAATCATGAACCCCTGCCGTCCGCAGGAAATGGAAGCTGTGCGCGCAGCCAACGTCTTGAACGGCACCGACGCGAACTGCACCAACTGGATCATGACCTATCGCGACCACAAGCCAGCCGAGGGCGGCCATGCCGTGGCAGCTGCTCAACCGGCTGCCGCCGGCGGCGGTGGACGTCGTGGTGGACGTGCAGCCCGCGCCGGTGCTGGCGCAAGGGCGGAATAA
- a CDS encoding methylenetetrahydrofolate reductase yields MSPDINPHDPSAPLDPLPGHSSRGRLERVLRRGEFAVTAELNPPDSANPEDVYERAAIFDGWVDGINAVDASGANCHMSSVGICALLTRMGYAPIMQIACRDKNRIAIQGDVLGASAMGVQNILCLTGDGVQAGDQPGAKPVFDLDCMSLLETVRIMRDNSKFLSGRKLTTPPHVFLGAAINPFAPPYDFRPYRLAKKIEAGAQFVQSQYCFDVPMFREYMKKVRDLGLHEKCFILVGVGPMASAKTARWIRSNVPGIHIPDSVVARLEGAQDQKKEGKQLCIDIINEVKEIEGVSGVHVMAYRQEEYVAEIVHESGVLKGRRPWKREGLPSDAMVAERLEHLREGIEENQEQMAEAAAHHPH; encoded by the coding sequence ATGAGCCCGGATATCAATCCTCACGATCCGAGCGCCCCGCTCGATCCCCTGCCCGGCCATTCCTCGCGCGGACGGCTGGAGCGTGTGCTGCGCCGCGGCGAATTCGCCGTGACCGCCGAACTCAACCCGCCGGACAGCGCCAATCCCGAGGACGTTTACGAGCGCGCGGCGATCTTCGACGGCTGGGTGGACGGCATCAACGCGGTCGACGCCTCCGGCGCCAATTGCCATATGTCGTCGGTCGGCATCTGCGCGCTTCTGACGCGAATGGGCTATGCGCCGATCATGCAGATCGCCTGCCGCGACAAGAACCGCATCGCCATCCAGGGCGACGTGCTCGGCGCTTCCGCCATGGGCGTGCAGAACATCTTGTGCCTGACCGGCGACGGCGTGCAGGCCGGCGACCAGCCGGGTGCAAAGCCGGTCTTCGACCTCGACTGCATGTCGCTGCTCGAGACGGTCCGCATCATGCGCGACAATTCGAAGTTCCTCTCCGGCCGCAAGCTGACGACGCCGCCGCACGTTTTCCTGGGCGCCGCGATCAACCCCTTCGCGCCGCCTTACGATTTCCGCCCATACCGGCTCGCAAAGAAGATCGAGGCCGGCGCGCAGTTCGTGCAGAGCCAGTACTGCTTCGACGTGCCAATGTTCCGCGAGTACATGAAGAAGGTGCGCGACCTCGGCCTGCACGAGAAGTGCTTCATCCTCGTCGGCGTCGGGCCGATGGCCTCCGCCAAGACTGCCCGCTGGATCCGCTCCAACGTGCCGGGCATCCATATTCCCGACAGCGTCGTTGCGCGCCTCGAGGGCGCGCAGGACCAGAAGAAGGAAGGCAAGCAGCTCTGCATCGACATCATCAACGAGGTGAAGGAGATCGAGGGCGTCTCGGGCGTCCACGTCATGGCCTATCGGCAAGAGGAATATGTCGCTGAGATCGTCCATGAATCCGGCGTGTTGAAGGGCCGCAGACCGTGGAAGCGCGAAGGTCTGCCGAGCGATGCGATGGTCGCCGAGCGGCTCGAACATCTCCGCGAGGGCATCGAGGAGAACCAGGAGCAGATGGCGGAGGCCGCGGCACACCACCCGCACTAA
- a CDS encoding methylenetetrahydrofolate reductase C-terminal domain-containing protein: MPDPKVVTGNAQPAKKAATGAYTPTNVSPSRRSRHKYTVRLWAVRHSRFLEWFYNRFADVFLLLHPLWNAIGYGRVERPVTFVERHVKGFLFDCRMCGQCALSSTGMSCPMNCPKQLRNGPCGGVRANGNCEVEPDMPCVWVQAWKGSQNMVKGNAIMNVQKPVNQSLRETSSWLRVTAEAAAAREAAKKEGQQQ, encoded by the coding sequence ATGCCTGACCCGAAGGTCGTAACCGGCAACGCCCAGCCCGCCAAAAAGGCGGCGACGGGCGCATATACGCCGACGAACGTGTCGCCGAGCCGCCGCTCGCGCCACAAATACACCGTGCGGCTCTGGGCTGTGCGCCACTCGCGCTTCCTCGAATGGTTCTACAACCGCTTCGCCGACGTGTTCCTGCTGCTTCATCCGCTGTGGAACGCGATCGGCTACGGCCGCGTCGAACGGCCGGTGACCTTCGTCGAGCGTCACGTCAAGGGCTTCCTCTTCGACTGTCGCATGTGCGGCCAGTGCGCGCTGTCCTCTACCGGCATGTCCTGCCCGATGAATTGTCCGAAGCAGCTCCGGAACGGCCCCTGCGGCGGCGTGCGGGCCAACGGCAATTGCGAGGTTGAGCCGGACATGCCCTGCGTCTGGGTGCAGGCGTGGAAGGGCTCGCAGAACATGGTGAAGGGTAACGCGATCATGAATGTGCAGAAGCCGGTCAACCAGTCGCTGCGCGAAACGTCCTCCTGGTTGCGGGTGACGGCGGAAGCCGCGGCCGCCCGCGAAGCAGCGAAGAAGGAAGGCCAGCAGCAATGA
- a CDS encoding virulence factor codes for MADRIIVYWRDIPAQVIIKQGRKSAKRELSLRFTEAIDMCAMRTGAAETDDYLAEWRKADPVPVSDDLEAEADKAAAELEATYDRERLVALVKAGGRDNA; via the coding sequence ATGGCAGATCGCATCATCGTCTACTGGCGCGACATTCCCGCCCAGGTCATCATCAAACAGGGTCGCAAAAGCGCCAAACGTGAACTGTCGCTCCGCTTCACCGAGGCGATCGACATGTGCGCGATGCGCACCGGCGCCGCCGAGACCGACGACTACCTTGCCGAATGGCGCAAGGCCGATCCGGTTCCGGTCTCCGACGACCTGGAAGCGGAGGCCGACAAGGCGGCGGCGGAACTGGAAGCCACCTATGACAGAGAGCGGCTGGTCGCGCTCGTCAAGGCCGGAGGCCGGGACAATGCCTGA
- a CDS encoding LysR family transcriptional regulator encodes MDRLEDYEAFLAIVEYGSLTTAARHLNRSLQSVSRSLATLEASVGVELVHRTTRRSTPSEAGMTFYQRIKPAIEELEQAKLEAANRRIQPSGILRLGAPVLFGPEFLMPIVARYMHRYPEVEVDLLLSDAFVDLAAESIDLVVRIGELPDSNLRARRLGKLRRVVFGAPSYLDRHGRPRHPSELANHHCILRTVGQRFGEWMFEIDGKPRAVKVTGPLRVDSMISIYAAVSQGLGLGYSPLWQIRRLVDEGQVEIVLESFESVPVPIHALWKEGRSMPAKVRAFLDMLAAELDLRDL; translated from the coding sequence ATGGACAGGTTGGAAGACTACGAGGCCTTTCTGGCGATCGTAGAATATGGAAGCCTCACGACTGCCGCGCGACACCTTAACCGGTCGCTTCAGTCGGTGAGCCGTTCGCTGGCTACCCTTGAGGCGTCGGTCGGCGTCGAGCTCGTACATCGAACGACCCGCCGCTCGACGCCGAGTGAGGCGGGCATGACCTTCTATCAACGCATCAAACCGGCAATCGAGGAACTTGAGCAAGCAAAGCTCGAAGCCGCGAACCGTCGGATACAACCGTCCGGCATTCTCCGGCTCGGCGCCCCGGTGCTGTTCGGGCCGGAATTCCTGATGCCGATCGTTGCTCGCTACATGCACCGCTATCCCGAAGTCGAGGTGGACCTGCTGCTATCGGATGCCTTTGTGGACCTGGCGGCGGAAAGCATCGATCTGGTAGTCCGCATCGGCGAATTGCCGGACTCGAACCTGCGGGCGAGACGACTTGGGAAACTGCGGCGCGTGGTCTTCGGCGCGCCCTCCTACCTCGATCGGCATGGCCGCCCGCGCCACCCTTCCGAGCTCGCCAATCATCATTGCATCCTGCGTACTGTCGGCCAACGCTTCGGTGAGTGGATGTTCGAAATCGACGGAAAACCGCGCGCGGTCAAGGTTACCGGTCCCTTGCGTGTCGATTCGATGATTTCGATCTATGCAGCCGTATCTCAGGGTCTTGGGCTTGGCTATTCTCCCCTGTGGCAGATCAGGCGGCTGGTCGATGAAGGACAGGTCGAAATCGTACTTGAGTCATTCGAGTCGGTACCGGTGCCGATCCATGCTCTCTGGAAGGAGGGGCGATCGATGCCCGCCAAGGTTCGCGCCTTTCTCGACATGCTGGCGGCGGAACTCGATCTTCGCGACCTCTGA